One window of the Camelina sativa cultivar DH55 chromosome 1, Cs, whole genome shotgun sequence genome contains the following:
- the LOC104775918 gene encoding uncharacterized protein LOC104775918, producing MMARLRPRQLEPSKTGPFKFGFDGEEEEDGWVFVKKQRIIIVLPSLPPPVDLTLDKPALTFQLESELSDSVEDAQESTCDKTVVPEDCTFDKPETSVSQAELRDVIADMHETSPAHTLVPALPLPEQFILQKPEASQSQVELRDCVAEIHKITPLHTVLSSSLPVTERFTLQKPATSQLQVEKRDVNADTQKTTTPLQTVMPSLPLPEQFVLQKPATSQSQVDTHETALVHTILPSLPVPGQCTLQHKPETSKSQAESRTETRRATLVHTVIPSLPVTEPATSQSQAEIREQTRKATFFHTVVPSLPVIEHCTLQKNAASQPQTELRDLVAVTHETTHAHAVESETCPDFTSVDKPEIVIGRNVTTRKASAPRRSLQDCRKNPDRRMEIHRSRAGHKPIRFPRVMCSSVVMDNEKLRVLNLEKKVEKAGGMNQWVGSIGLGREFERMLREQRMNKFQMANLTMEKLKQMGALAVGPRRKLIHAICCVYHPHCLRASFN from the coding sequence ATGATGGCAAGGCTAAGGCCGAGACAGTTGGAACCGAGCAAGACTGGTCCTTTCAAGTTTGGttttgatggagaagaagaagaagacggttgGGTCTTTGTCAAAAAGCAGAGAATCATCATTGTCTtgccttctcttcctcctcctgtAGATCTCACTTTGGATAAACCTGCATTAACTTTTCAGTTAGAATCTGAGTTAAGTGACAGCGTTGAGGATGCGCAAGAGAGTACTTGTGATAAAACTGTGGTGCCTGAAGACTGTACTTTCGACAAGCCTGAAACTTCGGTTTCACAAGCTGAGTTAAGAGACGTTATTGCAGATATGCACGAAACTAGTCCTGCTCACACTCTGGTACCTGCTCTTCCTTTACCTGAACAATTCATTCTGCAGAAGCCTGAAGCTTCTCAATCACAAGTTGAGTTAAGAGACTGTGTTGCAGAGATCCACAAAATTACTCCTCTTCACACAGTgctgtcttcttctcttccggTAACTGAACGCTTCACGTTACAGAAGCCTGCTACATCTCAGTTACAAGTTGAGAAAAGAGATGTTAATGCGGATACGCAGAAAACTACTACGCCTCTTCAAACAGTGATGCCTTCTCTTCCATTACCTGAACAATTCGTTTTGCAGAAGCCTGCAACTTCTCAATCACAAGTGGATACACACGAAACTGCTCTTGTTCACACAATACTTCCTTCTCTTCCTGTACCTGGACAGTGCACTTTGCAGCACAAGCCTGAAACTTCTAAATCACAAGCTGAGTCAAGAACGGAGACACGCAGAGCTACTCTTGTTCACACTGTGATACCTTCTCTTCCTGTAACTGAACCTGCAACATCTCAATCACAAGCTGAGATAAGAGAACAGACGCGGAAAGCTACTTTCTTCCACACGGTGGTACCTTCCCTTCCTGTAATTGAACATTGCACTTTGCAGAAGAATGCGGCTTCGCAGCCACAAACTGAGCTGAGAGACCTGGTTGCGGTTACTCACGAAACTACTCATGCTCACGCCGTGGAATCTGAGACCTGTCCTGATTTCACCTCAGTTGACAAACCAGAGATAGTTATTGGTCGCAATGTCACAACCAGGAAAGCTTCAGCTCCAAGAAGATCACTGCAAGATTGTAGAAAGAATCCGGATAGAAGAATGGAGATTCACAGGAGCCGTGCGGGCCACAAGCCCATAAGGTTTCCTAGAGTGATGTGCAGCTCAGTAGTAATGGATAATGAGAAGCTGAGAGTGttgaatctggagaagaaggtTGAGAAAGCAGGCGGAATGAACCAATGGGTTGGATCTATAGGATTGGGAAGAGAGTTTGAGAGGATGTTGAGAGAGCAGAGGATGAATAAGTTTCAGATGGCGAATTTGACAATGGAGAAGCTTAAGCAGATGGGTGCTTTAGCCGTTGGGCCAAGAAGAAAGCTTATACATGCGATTTGTTGTGTCTATCACCCACATTGTCTCCGTGCGTCCTTTAACTGA
- the LOC104775938 gene encoding amino acid transporter ANT1, whose product MAIKDLTAANGDPSLPLINSPPSETTGGDRTSALQTLGNIIVSIVGTGVLGLPYAFRIAGWFAGSLGVIIVGFATYYCMLLLIQCRDKLESEEGEEESKTYGDLGFKCMGTKGRYLTEFLIFTAQCGGSVAYLVFIGRNLSSIFTSYGLSMVSFILVLVPIEVGLSWITSLSALSPFSIFADICNIIAMCFVVKENVEMVVEGDFSFSDRTAISSTIGGLPFAGGVAVFCFEGFAMTLALESSMKDREAFPKLLAKVLAGITFVYVLFGFCGYMAYGDQTKDIITLNLPNNWSAIAVQIGLCVGLTFTFPIMVHPLNEIIEQKLKRIDCLQRKHHHGYSNETGSVSKYAIFVTRTLLVVGLAAIASLVPGFGTFASLVGSTLCALISFVLPASYHLTLLGPSLNVWGKSVDVFIVICGLLFAVYGTYNTIVGV is encoded by the exons ATGGCGATCAAAGACCTGACGGCGGCGAACGGTGATCCATCTCTTCCTCTGATAAATTCTCCGCCGTCAGAAACAACCGGCGGCGACAGAACCTCTGCTCTTCAAACGCTCGGAAACATTATCGTCTCCATCGTCGGTACAGGCGTCCTTGGCCTCCCTTACGCATTCCGTATCGCCGGTTGGTTCGCCGGATCTCTCGGCGTCATCATCGTCGGATTCGCCACCTATTACTGCATGCTCCTCCTC ATTCAGTGCAGAGACAAGCTAGAAtcggaagaaggagaagaagaatcgaaaACATATGGTGATTTAGGTTTCAAATGTATGGGAACAAAAGGTCGATACTTAACCGAGTTCCTCATTTTCACCGCTCAATGTGGTGGATCAGTAGCGTATCTAGTCTTCATAGGTCGAAACTTGTCTTCTATATTCACTTCGTATGGGTTGAGTATGGTTTCTTTCATCTTGGTCCTGGTTCCAATCGAAGTTGGATTGTCCTGGATCACTTCTTTATCGGCTCTCTCTCCTTTCAGTATCTTTGCTGATATATGCAACATCATAGCGATGTGTTTCGTTGTGAAAGAGAACGTGGAGATGGTGGTTGAAGGAGACTTCTCGTTTAGTGACAGAACTGCTATTTCGTCTACCATTGGTGGTTTACCTTTTGCTGGAGGAGTTGCCGTGTTCTGTTTTGAAGGTTTTGCAATGACTTTGGCTTTAGAAAGTTCTATGAAGGATAGAGAAGCTTTCCCTAAGTTGTTAGCTAAAGTGCTTGCTGGGATTACGTTTGTCTATGTGTTGTTCGGTTTTTGTGGTTATATGGCTTATGGTGATCAAACAAAGGATATCATCACACTTAACCTCCCTAATAATTGGTCTGCCATTGCTGTCCAG ATTGGGTTATGTGTGGGATTGACGTTTACATTTCCGATCATGGTACATCCGCTTAACGAGATCATAGAGCAGAAACTGAAGAGGATAGATTGCCTTCAACGGAAGCATCATCATGGGTACAGCAACGAAACAGGTTCAGTCTCAAAATATGCAATTTTTGTGACGAGGACACTTTTGGTGGTAGGACTTGCAGCAATCGCGAGTTTAGTCCCAGGGTTTGGTACATTTGCATCTCTTGTTGGAAGTACTTTGTGTGCACTCATATCGTTTGTGTTGCCCGCTTCTTATCACCTCACGCTGCTTGGTCCTTCACTAAATGTATGGGGCAAATCCGTCGATGTATTCATCGTGATTTGCGGATTGCTCTTTGCTGTATATGGTACGTACAACACAATCGTCGGAGTgtga